A stretch of the Desulfuribacillus alkaliarsenatis genome encodes the following:
- a CDS encoding cytochrome c biogenesis protein, producing MNTNYTLGSFHKYLGWITFLAVTVSMFFIFIIAPPDVRLGIVQKIFYFHVGTAWIAFFAFFIVFIVSILFLMTRNRNYDVIAMASAEIGVLFTTIVLITGPIWGKSSWNAWWTWEPRLTTTLILWFMYIAYIMIRVSDMEWEKKARLSSVFGIIGFINVPIVFMSIRWWNTELHPVVFGEGADQTGGGISDTMLLTLIITVITFMILYFYLLKKGIAIGHARYKLDDIKDKIKNVM from the coding sequence TTGAACACTAATTACACATTAGGAAGTTTTCATAAGTATCTAGGTTGGATTACTTTTTTAGCAGTTACGGTATCTATGTTCTTTATATTCATTATAGCTCCACCTGATGTTCGACTAGGGATTGTTCAAAAAATATTTTATTTCCATGTAGGTACAGCTTGGATTGCTTTTTTTGCATTTTTTATTGTTTTTATTGTAAGTATATTGTTTCTTATGACTAGAAATCGTAATTATGATGTTATAGCGATGGCTTCAGCAGAAATTGGCGTGTTATTTACAACTATTGTTCTTATAACAGGGCCGATTTGGGGTAAGTCATCTTGGAATGCCTGGTGGACTTGGGAGCCTAGGTTAACAACAACATTGATTTTATGGTTTATGTATATTGCATATATAATGATACGTGTTTCTGATATGGAGTGGGAGAAGAAGGCACGTTTGTCATCAGTTTTTGGTATAATTGGATTTATTAATGTACCGATAGTATTTATGTCAATTCGTTGGTGGAACACTGAACTACATCCAGTAGTCTTTGGTGAAGGGGCGGATCAAACTGGTGGCGGAATTTCAGATACTATGCTCTTGACATTGATTATAACTGTTATAACCTTTATGATTTTATATTTCTATCTACTGAAGAAGGGGATAGCAATAGGGCATGCCCGTTACAAGCTTGACGACATTAAAGACAAAATAAAAAATGTGATGTAA
- a CDS encoding cytochrome c maturation protein CcmE yields the protein MNKKVMIGSLIIIGAVLALLIFATPGATGVEVTVGDIIAEPERFEDRFIKVSGSLVRGSVNWNPQETTLRFQVEHEGAVMDVRHRGIRPDNFDDDVIVILDGKYLVDEQVFVADRLSTRCPSKYEEEGGTHPDDYERSY from the coding sequence ATGAACAAAAAAGTAATGATTGGTTCTTTGATTATTATTGGTGCAGTACTGGCGTTGTTAATATTTGCGACTCCTGGAGCTACAGGTGTTGAGGTTACAGTTGGTGATATTATTGCTGAACCTGAAAGGTTTGAAGACAGATTCATAAAAGTATCTGGAAGCTTAGTTAGAGGTAGTGTGAATTGGAACCCTCAAGAGACTACTTTAAGATTCCAGGTAGAACATGAAGGGGCTGTAATGGATGTAAGACATCGTGGAATTAGACCAGATAATTTTGATGATGATGTAATTGTAATTTTAGATGGTAAATACTTAGTAGATGAGCAAGTATTTGTAGCAGATAGATTAAGTACTCGTTGCCCATCGAAGTATGAAGAAGAAGGTGGAACACATCCGGATGATTATGAGCGTAGCTACTAA
- a CDS encoding CcmD family protein has product MTYLFAAYTITWVLIFLYTLSLGKRQSDIAKELDVISEQLQLIEEGKK; this is encoded by the coding sequence ATGACTTACTTATTTGCAGCATACACAATCACTTGGGTTTTAATTTTCTTATACACATTATCTTTAGGCAAAAGACAATCTGATATTGCTAAAGAATTAGATGTAATTAGCGAACAATTACAGCTGATTGAAGAAGGAAAAAAGTAA
- a CDS encoding ABC transporter ATP-binding protein — protein MLVVENIEKSIGGKNIISPVSFEVKQGEFVTVLGPNGAGKSTLFKLLSLATQPTKGKIFINGKQASSLSSDLRKEIGVISHHTFLYDNLSALENLRFYGQAYQVSNIEKRIKEVLRYVGLQMYTYDAVRTYSRGMQQRLAIARAILHNPAILFLDEPYTGLDQHAIQILNEVLESLHKDNRTLFMITHNYEDALALSNRLLVIAKGRIVYDADTTGIKSEEFRKIYLKLVGSEERRV, from the coding sequence ATGTTAGTAGTAGAGAATATAGAGAAATCTATAGGTGGGAAAAATATTATAAGCCCAGTATCATTTGAGGTAAAACAGGGAGAATTCGTAACTGTTTTAGGTCCAAATGGTGCTGGGAAAAGCACCTTGTTTAAGTTACTGTCATTAGCGACACAACCAACTAAAGGTAAAATATTCATAAATGGAAAACAAGCTAGTAGCTTAAGCTCTGATTTACGTAAAGAGATTGGAGTAATTAGTCATCACACTTTTCTTTACGATAATTTATCTGCACTAGAAAATTTACGGTTTTATGGTCAAGCATATCAAGTAAGTAATATAGAAAAACGTATAAAAGAGGTACTGAGATACGTGGGGCTTCAAATGTATACTTATGATGCTGTACGTACTTATTCACGTGGTATGCAACAGAGACTAGCGATAGCCCGAGCAATTCTTCACAACCCAGCTATATTATTCTTAGATGAACCATACACTGGACTAGATCAACACGCAATTCAAATCTTAAATGAGGTACTAGAGTCGCTACATAAAGATAATCGTACTTTATTTATGATAACCCACAACTATGAAGATGCTTTAGCTTTAAGTAATAGGCTGTTAGTTATAGCTAAAGGTCGGATAGTTTATGACGCAGATACAACAGGTATAAAATCAGAAGAGTTCCGAAAGATTTATCTGAAGCTGGTTGGGAGTGAAGAGCGACGTGTTTAG
- a CDS encoding heme exporter protein CcmB: MFSVLKAIIWKDIVMEYKTKQMTSAMLIFSGLVIVIFSFAFELTFGVLEHVLPGMIWVALVFSSILGLNRSFLLEKSNDCMQGLLLLPSDRTFIFLGKFTGNFLFVLLTQMIIVPGFFIFFDYPFQGSIPLLIFVLLIGMVGFIAVGTFLAALASNSRMSDMLLPIILFPISVPLIIAGVESTSLIFQGASFAEISQWVYLILVFDIVFLVVPYMLFDYVMEV; this comes from the coding sequence GTGTTTAGTGTGTTAAAGGCAATTATCTGGAAAGATATAGTTATGGAGTACAAGACAAAGCAAATGACTAGTGCAATGCTTATTTTTAGTGGATTAGTTATTGTTATTTTTAGTTTTGCATTTGAATTAACCTTCGGTGTGCTAGAGCATGTATTACCAGGAATGATTTGGGTAGCGTTGGTGTTCTCTTCCATACTAGGTCTAAACAGATCATTTTTATTAGAAAAAAGTAATGATTGCATGCAGGGGTTACTATTATTACCTAGCGACCGTACGTTTATTTTTCTAGGCAAATTTACAGGAAACTTTTTATTTGTACTATTAACACAGATGATTATTGTACCAGGGTTTTTTATATTTTTTGACTACCCATTTCAAGGTAGTATACCTTTGTTGATTTTTGTATTACTTATCGGGATGGTTGGATTTATTGCAGTTGGTACGTTTTTAGCTGCATTGGCTTCTAATTCTCGCATGAGTGATATGTTGCTACCAATTATCTTATTTCCAATTTCCGTCCCATTAATTATTGCTGGTGTAGAAAGTACGAGCTTAATCTTCCAAGGGGCAAGCTTTGCGGAAATTAGCCAATGGGTATATTTGATTCTAGTATTTGACATTGTTTTTCTTGTAGTGCCTTATATGTTATTTGATTATGTGATGGAGGTGTAA
- a CDS encoding biotin/lipoyl-containing protein, which produces MKKFRVTVEGKTYEVEVEEILHNHKEDTLSNAGIANAAVNVPVKATVPNISSVQNQEKTSAPESTSAPASGSTSTGVEVKAPVTGTILRVEVKVGSQIKAGQTVVVLEAMKMETEVQAATAGTVSNVFVSTGANVNSGQTLLTIDSEDV; this is translated from the coding sequence ATGAAAAAATTTCGAGTAACTGTAGAAGGAAAAACCTATGAAGTAGAAGTGGAAGAAATTCTACATAACCATAAAGAGGACACGTTAAGCAATGCAGGTATAGCAAATGCAGCAGTGAATGTCCCTGTAAAGGCAACAGTGCCAAATATAAGTAGTGTGCAAAATCAGGAAAAAACATCAGCACCAGAGTCAACATCTGCTCCAGCTTCAGGGAGTACAAGTACAGGTGTAGAAGTTAAAGCACCAGTCACTGGTACGATTTTGAGAGTTGAAGTGAAGGTTGGTAGTCAAATAAAGGCTGGGCAGACAGTAGTTGTTTTAGAAGCAATGAAGATGGAAACAGAGGTTCAAGCAGCAACAGCAGGTACAGTTAGTAACGTCTTTGTAAGTACAGGTGCTAATGTAAACTCAGGACAAACCTTGTTAACTATCGACAGTGAAGATGTGTAG
- a CDS encoding oxaloacetate decarboxylase subunit alpha gives MKKKHRIGITDTTLRDAHQSLLATRMKLEHMLPVAEQMDEIGYHSVEVWGGATFDTCMRFLEEDPWVRLRALKAKFKNTPLQMLLRGQNLVGYKHYADDVVDEFIKRSVSNGIDILRIFDALNDTRNMERACKVAKQEGAHIQLALSYTISDLHDMNYYLNKAEEFRQLGADSICIKDMAGIISPNAAYQLVRELKEKIGLPVQFHCHYTSGMASMVYLKAVEAGLDVFDTATSTLALGSSQPATETMIAALQDTEYDTGLDLVKISPLAKYFKEIRKDYKEFDISDSTVDVNVLMYQIPGGMISNFISQLSQQNALNRLPDVLEEVPRVREDFGYPPLVTPSSQIVGTQAVLNVLNGERYKAVTNEVKNYMKGLYGRPPGNINVDVQKKIIGDEEPIDVRPADLIEPQLDTARQEVAELLLKPEDLLSYILLPQIAKGFLERQLSRKTMLDFGVLNGYSNNGKTIYPL, from the coding sequence GTGAAGAAAAAACATCGAATTGGAATTACAGATACAACTTTGCGTGATGCCCATCAATCATTATTAGCAACTAGAATGAAGCTAGAGCATATGCTGCCAGTAGCTGAACAAATGGATGAAATAGGCTACCATTCTGTTGAAGTATGGGGTGGGGCTACCTTCGATACATGTATGCGTTTTCTTGAGGAGGACCCATGGGTTAGACTACGGGCATTAAAAGCTAAATTTAAAAATACTCCATTACAAATGCTGTTACGTGGCCAGAACTTAGTGGGGTACAAGCATTATGCAGATGATGTTGTAGATGAATTTATTAAACGTTCAGTTTCTAATGGTATAGACATATTGCGAATATTTGATGCTTTGAATGACACAAGAAATATGGAAAGAGCATGTAAGGTAGCTAAACAAGAGGGGGCCCACATTCAGTTAGCGCTATCCTATACAATTAGTGATTTACATGATATGAATTATTATTTAAATAAAGCTGAAGAGTTTCGTCAACTAGGTGCTGATTCAATATGTATTAAAGACATGGCAGGTATAATTAGTCCTAATGCAGCTTACCAATTAGTTCGTGAACTTAAGGAGAAAATCGGGTTACCAGTGCAATTTCATTGCCATTATACTAGTGGGATGGCTTCAATGGTATATCTAAAGGCTGTTGAAGCTGGTCTAGATGTGTTCGACACAGCGACATCAACCTTAGCATTAGGTTCTTCGCAGCCAGCTACAGAGACTATGATTGCTGCACTCCAGGATACTGAGTATGATACAGGACTAGATTTAGTTAAGATTTCTCCTTTGGCCAAATACTTTAAGGAGATACGTAAAGACTATAAGGAATTTGATATTAGTGACAGTACTGTTGATGTTAATGTGTTAATGTATCAAATACCAGGTGGGATGATTTCGAATTTCATTTCACAACTTTCGCAACAAAATGCCCTTAATCGTCTACCTGATGTTTTAGAGGAAGTTCCAAGGGTGCGTGAAGATTTTGGTTACCCTCCATTAGTAACCCCTTCAAGCCAAATAGTTGGTACACAGGCTGTTCTTAATGTTTTAAATGGAGAACGTTATAAAGCAGTTACCAATGAAGTGAAAAACTATATGAAGGGTTTATACGGTCGCCCGCCTGGGAATATAAATGTGGACGTGCAAAAGAAAATAATTGGTGACGAAGAGCCAATAGATGTAAGACCAGCAGATTTAATCGAGCCGCAATTAGATACAGCAAGGCAAGAAGTAGCGGAACTACTGCTAAAACCAGAAGATTTGTTGTCCTACATTTTATTACCACAAATAGCAAAAGGGTTCTTAGAAAGACAATTATCAAGAAAGACAATGCTAGATTTTGGAGTATTAAACGGATATTCTAATAATGGAAAAACAATCTATCCACTTTAA
- a CDS encoding heme lyase CcmF/NrfE family subunit: protein MISQLGYIAILISLALSIYGLGAFLYGVRNDDYKLINSAKGAIKSIALLSTVAAAVLIYVLVTSDFRVLNVYRYTSTDLPLLYKISAFWAGNSGSLMLWAWVLSIFSFVVIFSRKLLGSKLLPYVGIIFLLNQIFFFFVLCFAANPFALNPDPTITEGTGLNPMLQHPGMIFHPVTLYIGYVGFVVPFAFGMAALITKQVDDFWIKMTRKWTVIAWLFLTLGNLYGGQWAYVELGWGGYWAWDPVENASFMPWLTATAFLHSIMIQERKNMLKVWNMVLIILTYGLTLFGTFLVRSGVLTSVHAFADSNIGSYFLLFLTFMMLLAIFFLINNLKVLQEGGQFKSLLSKESSFLVNNLLLVGVTFATFWGTMFPVISEAVQGVRVTVGIPFFDRVNGPLLLAMIFVMGVCPLIAWQKSTLKNLRDNFLIPGLFGIVVAAGLFAYGIQNGWALLSAAVIAFVFLVHIIEFVRGTRVRMQMTNENVVVAFYRLISRARRRYGGYIIHIGIILMAIGIVASNIYDVEELKTVQVGESIIIKDYVLTYEGLNQVREGANDVVYADLTVYKGGEYLMQIQPEKIFYPTWPQPRTEVALHSTIIEDLYVVLSGWERDESATIKVTVNPLVAWIWYGGYIVVLGTIIALWPGRYGNYVPRYKD, encoded by the coding sequence ATGATATCACAACTAGGGTATATAGCAATTCTAATTTCATTAGCTTTATCAATATACGGACTTGGAGCTTTTCTATATGGTGTTCGTAACGATGATTACAAATTAATAAACAGTGCAAAAGGGGCAATTAAATCGATTGCTTTACTAAGCACTGTTGCTGCTGCTGTATTAATATATGTTTTGGTTACTAGTGATTTTAGGGTTTTAAATGTTTATAGGTATACAAGTACTGATTTACCTTTGCTTTATAAAATATCTGCTTTTTGGGCTGGGAACTCTGGCTCATTGATGCTTTGGGCTTGGGTATTATCTATTTTCTCTTTTGTCGTAATTTTTTCAAGAAAATTATTAGGAAGCAAATTGCTTCCTTATGTTGGTATTATATTTTTACTAAATCAAATCTTTTTCTTCTTTGTTTTATGTTTTGCAGCAAATCCATTTGCTCTAAATCCTGATCCAACAATTACAGAAGGAACGGGCTTGAACCCAATGCTTCAGCACCCAGGGATGATATTCCACCCTGTAACATTATATATTGGATACGTAGGTTTTGTTGTACCTTTTGCTTTTGGTATGGCTGCGTTAATTACTAAACAAGTTGATGATTTTTGGATTAAGATGACGAGAAAGTGGACTGTTATCGCTTGGTTATTCTTAACATTAGGTAACTTATATGGTGGTCAGTGGGCTTATGTTGAATTAGGATGGGGCGGATATTGGGCCTGGGACCCTGTAGAGAATGCTTCATTTATGCCTTGGCTTACTGCAACAGCGTTTTTACACTCAATAATGATTCAAGAGCGTAAAAACATGCTAAAGGTCTGGAATATGGTATTAATTATTCTTACTTATGGATTAACGCTATTCGGTACATTCTTGGTAAGAAGTGGTGTATTAACATCTGTACATGCATTTGCAGATTCTAATATTGGTTCATACTTCTTATTATTCTTAACGTTTATGATGTTACTAGCAATCTTCTTCTTAATTAACAACCTTAAAGTGTTACAAGAAGGTGGACAATTCAAATCACTACTATCTAAGGAAAGCAGCTTCCTAGTTAACAACTTACTGTTAGTTGGTGTTACATTCGCTACTTTCTGGGGAACGATGTTTCCAGTAATTTCGGAAGCAGTTCAAGGTGTTAGGGTAACTGTCGGTATACCTTTCTTCGATCGCGTCAATGGGCCATTACTTTTGGCGATGATATTTGTAATGGGTGTGTGTCCATTAATTGCTTGGCAGAAGTCGACTCTTAAAAACTTAAGAGATAATTTCTTAATACCTGGATTGTTTGGTATAGTAGTAGCGGCAGGTTTGTTCGCATACGGAATACAAAACGGTTGGGCATTACTTTCTGCGGCTGTAATTGCATTCGTTTTCCTAGTACACATTATTGAGTTTGTTCGTGGTACTAGAGTTCGTATGCAGATGACTAATGAAAATGTAGTAGTAGCGTTTTATCGACTAATCTCAAGGGCTAGAAGAAGGTATGGAGGTTATATTATCCATATTGGTATCATTTTAATGGCTATAGGTATTGTAGCTTCTAATATTTATGATGTAGAAGAGCTTAAGACGGTTCAAGTTGGTGAAAGTATCATAATTAAAGACTACGTATTAACCTATGAGGGCTTAAATCAAGTTCGTGAGGGTGCTAACGATGTAGTTTATGCAGATTTAACGGTCTACAAAGGCGGAGAGTATTTAATGCAAATACAACCTGAAAAGATTTTCTATCCGACTTGGCCACAACCTCGTACCGAAGTTGCCTTACATTCAACTATTATCGAAGATTTATATGTCGTATTAAGTGGATGGGAACGTGACGAATCTGCAACCATTAAAGTGACAGTGAATCCACTGGTAGCATGGATATGGTATGGTGGTTACATTGTGGTGTTGGGCACAATTATCGCTCTATGGCCTGGTAGGTATGGTAACTATGTACCTCGATATAAAGATTAG
- a CDS encoding rhomboid family intramembrane serine protease has protein sequence MRYYRGAFGGSISMEHMKKYSPVTLVLIGINVVIFIISMILGIHRDSILFGGMAPINYIVNTNEYWRFLTSMFIHSNIMHIAFNMVILMHAGAYYEQKNGSKSFLKFYIMTGLFVSLSSGLFVSGLSVGASGAIFALLGYILYYDLEARKRGIINQSMILPLVILNIIITVLVPQISTVGHLSGLLIGYLIPMFINNKTRGISH, from the coding sequence ATGAGGTATTATCGAGGTGCTTTTGGCGGCTCTATATCAATGGAGCATATGAAAAAATATTCACCTGTAACTTTGGTTCTAATTGGTATCAACGTAGTTATATTTATAATAAGCATGATTTTAGGCATTCATCGTGATTCAATTTTATTTGGAGGTATGGCCCCTATAAATTACATAGTTAATACGAATGAATATTGGCGTTTCCTCACTTCTATGTTTATCCATAGCAACATCATGCACATAGCTTTTAATATGGTCATCCTTATGCATGCTGGTGCCTATTACGAACAGAAGAATGGCTCAAAAAGCTTTTTGAAATTCTATATAATGACAGGACTCTTTGTTTCACTAAGCTCTGGGCTTTTTGTAAGTGGCTTATCAGTTGGTGCTTCAGGGGCTATATTCGCTCTATTAGGATATATCTTGTATTATGACCTCGAAGCCAGAAAAAGGGGTATCATTAATCAAAGCATGATTCTTCCATTAGTAATCCTTAATATTATTATTACAGTATTGGTGCCACAAATAAGTACAGTGGGACACTTATCTGGATTACTTATTGGTTATTTAATTCCGATGTTTATTAATAATAAAACTCGTGGCATTTCCCATTAA
- a CDS encoding sodium ion-translocating decarboxylase subunit beta has translation MDITGLYTLYTNSGIPQITLGSIVMIIICLVLIYLAIVKKYEPLLLLPIAFGALLVNIPGGQYLMEPGGLLHFFYQGIALVIFPPLIFLGIGAMIDFGPMLANPKTILLGAAAQFGIMGAFVFAMLLGFNEQEASSIAIIGGADGPTAIFLTALLAPEMLGAIAIAAYSYMALVPIIQPPIMKLLTTKKERQIQMIQLKPVSKRTKIIFPIMVTIVVGILLPATLPLLGMLMLGNLMRESGVVDRLTETAQNSLINIVTIFLGLSVGATASAKHFLTVDTLSIIALGLVAFSLGTASGVIFGKIMCWWTKGEINPLIGAAGVSAVPMAARVVQVVGQKENPQNFLLMHAMGPNVAGVIGSAVAAGILLALYG, from the coding sequence ATGGATATAACTGGACTGTATACGCTATATACTAACTCAGGCATACCGCAAATAACACTAGGTAGTATTGTTATGATTATTATTTGCTTAGTACTAATTTATCTAGCAATTGTTAAGAAATACGAACCACTGTTGTTACTGCCAATCGCATTTGGAGCGTTACTCGTAAATATCCCTGGTGGTCAATATTTAATGGAGCCAGGTGGTTTATTACACTTTTTTTATCAAGGCATAGCACTGGTTATTTTCCCACCGTTAATATTTCTTGGTATTGGTGCGATGATAGATTTTGGGCCGATGTTAGCTAACCCCAAAACGATTCTATTAGGTGCAGCGGCGCAATTTGGAATAATGGGTGCTTTTGTATTTGCTATGCTGTTAGGATTTAATGAGCAAGAGGCCTCTTCAATAGCGATTATAGGTGGGGCTGACGGCCCAACAGCTATTTTTCTTACAGCATTATTAGCGCCTGAAATGTTAGGGGCAATAGCGATAGCAGCTTATTCGTATATGGCGCTAGTGCCAATTATCCAACCCCCAATAATGAAATTATTAACTACTAAAAAAGAAAGACAAATACAAATGATTCAACTTAAACCTGTATCTAAGCGCACTAAGATTATCTTTCCGATTATGGTTACAATCGTTGTAGGGATATTGCTGCCAGCTACTTTGCCTTTGCTTGGCATGCTAATGCTAGGAAATTTGATGCGAGAATCAGGTGTTGTTGACAGATTAACGGAAACAGCTCAAAATTCATTGATTAATATTGTTACTATTTTTTTAGGTTTAAGTGTAGGAGCTACTGCTTCTGCTAAACACTTCTTAACCGTTGATACATTGAGTATTATAGCACTTGGACTGGTCGCTTTTTCACTTGGGACTGCTTCTGGTGTTATCTTTGGAAAAATTATGTGTTGGTGGACTAAAGGGGAAATAAATCCATTAATAGGAGCAGCTGGAGTATCGGCAGTGCCTATGGCTGCCCGCGTGGTGCAAGTTGTTGGACAAAAAGAAAATCCACAGAACTTTTTATTGATGCACGCAATGGGACCTAATGTAGCTGGTGTAATAGGGTCTGCTGTTGCAGCGGGGATTTTACTAGCCTTATATGGATAA
- a CDS encoding response regulator transcription factor, which translates to MTQEKKILVVDDEPKIVDIITMYLKKDGFLVRTAYNGRDALKVFREWKPSLIILDLMMPEMTGEQTCEAIRKESNVPIIMLTAKSDENERIKGLSIGADDYLVKPFSPRELVVRVRTVLRRFQPNELLADILSFNDGELEIDATRHEVKIKGKVVDLTPNEFKLLLVLAKNPHRTFNRTELLEKVQGYNFEGYDRTIDAHIKNLRKKIEEDQKNPKYVKTVYGMGYKFDGN; encoded by the coding sequence ATGACCCAGGAAAAAAAAATACTAGTAGTTGATGATGAGCCTAAGATTGTTGATATCATTACAATGTACCTTAAGAAAGATGGATTTTTAGTTCGGACAGCCTATAATGGCCGAGACGCATTAAAGGTTTTCCGCGAATGGAAGCCTTCACTGATTATTCTTGATCTAATGATGCCTGAAATGACAGGTGAACAAACTTGCGAAGCTATTAGAAAAGAATCCAACGTCCCAATTATAATGCTTACAGCTAAGAGCGATGAGAATGAACGTATTAAAGGTTTATCAATTGGAGCAGATGATTATCTTGTAAAACCATTTAGTCCAAGGGAGCTAGTAGTTAGAGTTCGAACTGTTTTGCGCCGTTTCCAACCTAATGAATTATTAGCGGACATCCTTTCTTTTAACGATGGCGAATTAGAAATTGATGCAACACGACACGAAGTTAAAATTAAAGGAAAAGTTGTAGATTTAACACCTAATGAGTTCAAATTACTCTTAGTGCTTGCGAAAAATCCACATCGTACGTTTAACAGAACTGAATTATTGGAAAAGGTTCAAGGATATAACTTTGAAGGCTATGACCGTACCATCGATGCTCATATTAAAAACTTACGCAAAAAAATTGAGGAAGATCAAAAAAATCCAAAATATGTAAAAACAGTTTATGGGATGGGTTATAAGTTTGATGGTAATTAA
- a CDS encoding sensor histidine kinase codes for MKGLAPKITLAFLFAIIVTLLLYSLILNQSIDDQFNEYIQANLLANNEKIANALGQAYMMDGRWTPTTGLDISSFVILDGISLRVRDLNNFVVWNSINIHPDITTLFLLQSEQSTTTVAYPISVNRDVVGYVDITYLGDIPLGDIEEGFKSSINKSLISTAIFATIFAIFLSVIFSSGITLPLTKMTNIATELRKGDLRQRMSVGTSNDEISELAIAINHLAETLEKEEKLRKNITADIAHELRTPLMTLQGQLEAMIDEIIDPTPETISSCQEEVIRLSSLIQDLEQLTTAESASFELNKEVLSLTDIARTVVDSFETQAKQKDMSLSFYASKKSYIDADKGKLTQILINLVSNAIKYSRPKDKVTVKISQSDGIVQLKVSDTGLGISEDDLPYIFERFYRGDKSRNRDTGGSGIGLAIVKSLVEAHNWQISVESALQKGTTFTLKMPAYKIYNQNA; via the coding sequence ATGAAAGGTTTAGCACCAAAAATCACTTTGGCGTTTCTATTCGCTATAATTGTTACCCTATTGTTATACAGTTTGATTCTAAATCAATCTATTGACGATCAATTCAACGAGTACATCCAAGCTAACCTATTGGCTAATAATGAAAAAATAGCCAATGCATTAGGACAGGCTTATATGATGGATGGTCGTTGGACACCAACTACTGGGTTAGATATTTCTTCATTTGTTATATTAGATGGAATTAGCTTGCGTGTCCGCGATTTGAATAATTTTGTAGTATGGAATTCTATAAACATCCATCCAGATATAACAACATTATTTCTCTTGCAATCCGAACAAAGCACAACAACTGTTGCCTACCCAATATCAGTAAATAGAGACGTTGTAGGTTATGTTGATATCACTTATTTAGGAGATATTCCTTTAGGAGATATAGAAGAAGGCTTTAAAAGCTCAATAAACAAATCGTTAATTTCAACCGCAATTTTTGCAACAATTTTTGCTATTTTCCTAAGTGTTATTTTTTCAAGTGGAATAACATTACCACTTACAAAAATGACCAATATTGCAACTGAGCTTAGAAAAGGTGATTTAAGACAAAGAATGTCTGTAGGTACAAGTAACGATGAGATATCTGAGCTTGCTATTGCTATTAATCATCTAGCTGAAACGCTAGAAAAAGAAGAAAAATTAAGAAAAAATATTACAGCTGATATAGCACATGAATTAAGAACACCACTTATGACCCTACAAGGTCAGCTTGAGGCGATGATTGATGAGATTATTGATCCAACACCAGAAACTATCTCTAGCTGCCAAGAAGAGGTTATACGACTTAGCTCATTAATACAAGACCTTGAACAGTTAACTACAGCAGAAAGTGCTTCATTTGAATTAAATAAAGAAGTTTTATCATTGACAGATATTGCAAGAACTGTTGTAGATTCATTTGAAACACAAGCCAAGCAAAAAGACATGTCCCTTTCTTTCTATGCAAGTAAGAAATCTTATATTGATGCTGATAAAGGAAAGCTTACTCAGATATTAATTAACTTAGTATCAAATGCCATAAAATATAGCAGACCAAAGGATAAAGTAACAGTAAAAATTTCACAGTCTGATGGTATTGTGCAACTTAAAGTAAGTGATACTGGGTTGGGAATATCTGAAGATGATTTGCCTTATATATTTGAGCGTTTTTATCGTGGAGATAAATCTCGGAACAGAGACACTGGAGGATCTGGAATAGGATTAGCGATTGTTAAGAGCTTAGTTGAAGCGCATAATTGGCAAATAAGTGTTGAGAGCGCCCTGCAAAAAGGAACGACATTTACACTTAAAATGCCAGCTTACAAAATTTATAATCAAAATGCATAA
- the copZ gene encoding copper chaperone CopZ — protein sequence MDTNTIKVEGMSCGHCKMSIESALTSLEGVNSAVVNLSNKTVEITFNKNVVNLDKIKEVVEDQGFDVYL from the coding sequence ATGGATACAAACACGATAAAGGTCGAAGGTATGAGCTGTGGTCACTGCAAAATGTCTATTGAGTCTGCATTAACGTCTTTAGAAGGTGTTAATTCAGCAGTAGTAAATTTATCTAACAAAACAGTTGAAATAACCTTTAACAAAAATGTAGTTAATCTCGATAAAATCAAAGAAGTTGTTGAGGACCAAGGATTTGACGTCTACTTATAG